From a single Pseudorasbora parva isolate DD20220531a chromosome 15, ASM2467924v1, whole genome shotgun sequence genomic region:
- the LOC137041824 gene encoding uncharacterized protein encodes MSSNTNCREVSLEVYVNGELCCIDTVWVPDEENVQVDFMVTDGIYELLGCSPGDLTAQLQVDSDECLSVTRAALEGEDLHIDIDMMKRPTCVCTTPEDSPTESTTEWMARKMSGFIQTLFWRDPAPEPEPEVNLVTVRWPEEGPENEENCPKRVMKKISSFFQKYFPVDPVDPAEPLCDPETEPEMDLVEPKESCVPDANVPETEPVSVEGQDVNVSGDMDVEKMKKMSAFFQKYFPVDPSEPTFVPETEPVSAEDQKVDVSDGMNASPEMNGPGESTTEWLARKMSGFFPMLFWMDPAVPEPTPEPEVNLVSVGISSGIKKNSPKRESTKEKKMSAFFKKYFPLDPSEPPCVPDAIVPETKPVSAEVREVNVSDGMDASPEKGKKMSVFFKKYFPLDPSEPPCVPDAIVPETKPVSAKVCEVNVSDGMDASPEKRKKMSAFFKKYFPLDPSEPLCVPDASVPETEPVSSGGLEVNVSDGMDASPVKEMKNDFPLEPAESLCVPETKPELDLLDSDDSCLPGPSSSVPKPSKQEQSPEEHSLLLEKRMKGCTQRHRPVTAVWNNIFIGNEEIAKDRMRLKELGITHVLNVAAVKTKLRVLLGMPWEKDLREAVNTGASYYKGMNISYCGLPASQGSEISEYFYKAAKFIQKAKKSTENKVFIHCKDGVSYAPTFFLAYLMIHHNMTVEDAIDNLIKVRYIKPDTEFLKQLAVLNRDLEQVKEQLKDTQAGSQNEVLKKKKCTNTK; translated from the exons ATGTCTTCAAACACAAACTGCAGAGAGGTGTCTCTGGAGGTGTATGTGAACGGCGAGCTGTGCTGCATTGACACTGTCTGGGTCCCGGATGAGGAGAATGTGCAGGTGGACTTTATGGTCACCGACGGCATCTACGAGCTTCTCGGGTGCTCACCGGGCGACCTAACCGCACAGCTGCAGGTGGACTCGGATGAGTGCCTGTCAGTCACTCGCGCCGCTTTAGAGGGCGAGGATCTGCATATCGACATCGATATGATGAAGCGCCCAACCTGTGTCTGTACAACCCCTGAGGACAGCCCGACAG AAAGTACCACGGAGTGGATGGCGAGAAAAATGAGTGGATTCATCCAAACCCTTTTTTGGAGGGATCCGGCTCCTGAACCTGAACCTGAAGTGAATCTGGTTACTGTCCGCTGGCCAGAAGAAGGGCCAGAGAACGAAGAGAACTGCCCAAAAAGAG tgATGAAGAAAATAAGTTCCTTCTTCCAAAAGTATTTTCCGGTCGATCCGGTCGATCCGGCTGAGCCTTTGTGTGATCCTGAGACGGAACCTGAAATGGATCTGGTCGAACCCAAGGAATCGTGTGTCCCAGATGCAAACGTTCCTGAGACTGAACCTGTGTCTGTAGAAGGTCAGGATGTTAACGTCAGTGGTGATATGGATGTtgaaaaaatgaagaaaatgagtgctttcttccaaaaatattttccAGTGGATCCGTCTGAGCCCACGTTTGTCCCGGAGACTGAACCAGTGTCTGCAGAAGATCAGAAGGTGGATGTCAGTGATGGCATGAATGCTTCTCCTGAAATGAACGGCCCAGGAG aAAGTACCACAGAGTGGCTGGCGAGAAAAATGAGTGGATTCTTCCCAATGCTTTTTTGGATGGATCCGGCTGTTCCAGAGCCAACTCCTGAACCTGAAGTGAATCTGGTTAGCGTCGGGATCAGCAGTGGGATCAAAAAGAACAGCCCCAAAAGAG aaAGTACTAAAGAGAAGAAAATGAGTGCTTTCTTCAAAAAGTATTTCCCGTTGGATCCGTCTGAGCCCCCGTGTGTCCCAGATGCAATCGTTCCTGAGACTAAACCTGTGTCTGCAGAAGTTCGTGAGGTTAACGTCAGTGATGGCATGGATGCTTCTCCTGAAAAAGGGAAgaaaatgagtgttttcttcaaaaagtatTTCCCGTTGGATCCATCTGAGCCCCCGTGTGTACCAGATGCAATCGTTCCTGAGACTAAACCTGTGTCTGCAAAAGTTTGTGAGGTTAACGTCAGTGATGGCATGGATGCTTCTCctgaaaaaaggaagaaaatgaGTGCTTTCTTCAAAAAGTATTTCCCGTTGGATCCGTCTGAGCCCCTGTGTGTCCCAGATGCAAGCGTTCCTGAGACTGAACCTGTGTCTTCAGGAGGTCTGGAGGTTAACGTCAGTGATGGCATGGATGCTTCTCCTGTAAAAGAAATGAAAAACGATTTCCCGTTGGAGCCGGCTGAGTCCTTGTGTGTCCCAGAGACCAAACCTGAATTGGATCTGCTTGATTCAGATGACTCGTGTCTCCCAGGTCCAAGCAGTTCTGTGCCAAAACCTTCTAAGCAGGAACAATCTCCAGAAGAGCATAGTTTACTATTAGAGAAGCGAATGAAGGGCTGCACACAGCGTCATAGACCTGTCACTGCGGTCTGGAACAACATCTTCATTGGAAACGA AGAGATAGCAAAAGACCGAATGAGACTGAAGGAGCTGGGTATTACTCACGTCCTGAATGTTGCTGCAGTGAAGACCAAACTGAGGGTGTTGTTGGGAATGCCATGGGAGAAAGACCTGAGAGAAGCCGTTAATACAGGGGCAAGTTATTACAAAGGAATGAACATCTCGTATTGTGGCTTGCCTGCATCGCAAGGTTCAGAAATCAGTGAATACTTCTACAAAGCTGCCAAATTCATCCAGAAGGCCAAGAAAAGCACAGAAA ATAAGGTGTTCATTCACTGCAAAGACGGTGTCAGCTACGCCCCTACATTTTTTCTGGCATACCTCATGATCCACCATAACATGACTGTGGAGGATGCCATTGATAATCTCATCAAGGTGAGATACATCAAGCCTGACACAGAGTTCCTGAAGCAGCTGGCAGTCCTCAATCGGGATCTTGAGCAAGTAAAAGAACAGCTAAAGGACACACAAGCAGGCAGCCAAAATGAAGtcctgaaaaagaaaaaatgcaccAATACAAAGTAA
- the baalcb gene encoding brain and acute leukemia cytoplasmic protein: MGCGGSRTDVLEPRYMESWTKETESTWLTSTDTDLPLSSIQSIPSENSSEAGFPSEKTANLDLFDDGLSAPAQAYLKVCSAMSEVGLNDMKTGTTPTILSSQEQEVLSSSATTVQRRSVLRTEEITKWQDNRMSTKQVTITVTQSIRQVDKSGKIKETSQTTYEVMKPVDGLMDSAVDSVPQ, encoded by the exons ATGGGTTGTGGAGGCTCCAGGACAGATGTGTTGGAGCCGAGATATATGGAGAGCTGGACCAAAGAGACAGAGTCCACTTGGCTGACCAGCACAGACACAGACTTACCCCTGTCATCCATCCAGAGCATCCCCTCAGAAAACTCTTCAGAGGCGGGCTTCCCATCAGAGAAAACGGCCAACCTTG ATCTCTTTGATGATGGTCTGTCTGCTCCAGCTCAGGCATATCTGAAAGTATGTTCTGCCATGTCTGAGGTGGGACTGAATGACATGAAAACTGGCACCACCCCTACAATACTCTCTTCCCAAGAGCAGGAAGTGCTGTCTTCTTCTGCTACCACAGTGCAGAGGAGAAGTGTGTTGCGAACTGAGGAAATT ACCAAATGGCAGGACAACAGGATGTCCACCAAGCAAGTGACCATTACTGTGACTCAAAGTATACGGCAGGTGGACAAGAGCGGGAAGATCAAAGAGACATCGCAAACCACCTATGAGGTCATGAAACCGGTGGATGGTCTGATGGACTCAGCCGTTGACTCAGTGCCTCAATGA
- the nme6 gene encoding nucleoside diphosphate kinase 6, with protein sequence MRCVKALQLTLAVVKPDAVAHPLILEALHQKILENFIIIRRKDLMWRTEDSKKFYAEHAGRFFYQRLVEFMSSGPMRAYILAREDAVTHWRGMMGPTKVFRARFTSPDTLRGQYGLTDTRNTTHGSDSIESAKREISFFFPEFNADEWMVMDEPRFRVGLTVYNKERQIHTLQDT encoded by the exons ATGCGGTGTGTGAAGGCACTGCAGCTCACCCTCGCGGTCGTCAAACCAGATGCTGTGGCCCATCCTCTCATTCTGGAG GCCCTTCATCAGAAGATTCTCGAAAACTTCATTATCATTAGAAGGAAAGATCTGATGTGGAGGACAGAAGATTCAAAAAAGTTTTATGCTGAACATGCAG gACGATTTTTCTATCAAAGACTGGTTGAATTCATGTCAAG TGGCCCAATGAGAGCGTACATCCTTGCCAGGGAAGACGCTGTCACTCACTGGAGGGGGATGATGGGTCCTACAAAAGTGTTTAGAGCTCGTTTCACTTCACCAGACACCCTTCGAGGCCAGTACGGGCTGACTGACACCAGGAACACCACTCATGGTTCAG ATTCTATTGAATCAGCCAAGAGAGAGATTTCATTTTTCTTTCCAGAGTTCAATGCAGATGAATGGATGGTGATGGATGAGCCACGTTTTAGGGTAGGACTTACTGTATATAATAAGGAGAGACAAATTCACACTCTCCAGGACACGTGA